From a region of the Chitinophaga caseinilytica genome:
- a CDS encoding TonB-dependent receptor, producing MRFYLTCMLFLCCLGVSARQSGKISITFPRTTLDTAFRLLETKTGWHISFESSRVKHLNVAARTFRDMTPEAVLTSLLAGTHLSFRKSGMNVLIIPRPPAKTLSGFVSDAGSGERLPGVTLAAPDFQQGTVTNSFGFYSLSLPADSLRLQVGYMGYRRLDTVLLLRDDAHLNLLLEPITQQLHEITVKGTAAESIEESSQMSRITLPLGVVGSTPRILGEKDLFKTLQLLPGVKQGTEGTSALLVRGGTPDQNLILLDGAPMYNPMHLLGVFSTFNTAALKDVTLYKGAFPARFGGRLSSIVDITTKDGNMQQMHGEAGIGLLAASLSVEGPIKKDRTSFIVSARRSYPDLAATFFVKRNDKGLEKFKSYFYDVNAKVHHRISDRDQLYFSVYSGRDQLHIRTRDIPDKEERKDDYSINNTNVSWGNHIASFRWNHVFSSRLFSNAMLIGSRYQFKVKNSLEEMYNGSYFSERLELHTGIEDYGGRMDFDFRPKPSHTIRFGTSAMYRVFSPGVMRQRQEGSGVGVLDSTNANERVRGAEFDLYAEDDWELTRRLKVNAGLHWSGFAVQGRFYNSLQPRLSARYMLPGNWALKASYSRMTQFIHLLANNTISLPTDLWVPATKYIRPQQADQYAVGVAKNLFGGKYEFSAEAYYKSMRNVIEYKDGMGYITSIRDNQWEQSIAVGKGSAYGLELLLKKPTGRLTGWIGYTLGWSYRQLDGVSMGKRFPYKYDRRHDLHILAAYKLRKNIELTASWTYQSAAPLTVSVGQYMSIYGSNLQWISQVSGRNNVRLLPYHRLDLGVNFTKVKKNGMIRTWNISILNAYNQFNPFFATEAAWRGDERRPGKVTMQLSNLMPFMPSVSYQLKW from the coding sequence CGATCACATTCCCGCGGACTACGCTGGACACGGCTTTTCGCCTCCTGGAAACCAAAACCGGCTGGCACATTTCTTTCGAATCCAGCCGGGTGAAACACCTGAACGTAGCCGCCCGCACTTTCCGCGACATGACGCCGGAAGCGGTGCTGACGAGCCTGTTAGCCGGCACGCATTTAAGCTTCCGCAAAAGCGGGATGAACGTGCTCATCATTCCCCGGCCGCCGGCCAAAACGCTCAGCGGCTTCGTTTCGGACGCCGGCAGCGGGGAACGGTTGCCGGGCGTAACGCTGGCTGCGCCCGACTTCCAGCAGGGAACGGTCACCAATAGCTTCGGGTTTTACAGTCTTTCCCTGCCCGCCGATAGCTTGCGCCTGCAAGTCGGCTACATGGGTTACCGCCGGCTGGATACCGTGCTGCTCCTCCGCGACGATGCGCATCTGAACCTGCTGCTGGAACCCATTACCCAGCAATTACATGAAATAACCGTGAAGGGCACTGCCGCCGAATCGATCGAAGAAAGTTCGCAGATGAGCCGGATCACGCTGCCGCTGGGCGTTGTAGGCTCCACGCCGCGGATCCTCGGGGAGAAAGACCTTTTCAAAACCCTGCAATTACTGCCCGGCGTGAAGCAGGGCACCGAAGGCACGAGCGCCCTGCTGGTGCGTGGCGGTACGCCAGACCAGAACCTCATCCTGCTCGACGGTGCGCCCATGTATAACCCGATGCACCTGCTGGGTGTGTTTTCTACTTTCAACACCGCCGCGCTTAAAGACGTAACGCTCTACAAAGGCGCGTTCCCTGCGCGTTTCGGTGGCCGCCTTTCATCCATTGTTGACATCACCACCAAAGACGGCAACATGCAGCAAATGCATGGCGAAGCCGGCATCGGGCTACTGGCGGCCTCGCTGTCGGTGGAAGGGCCGATCAAAAAAGACAGAACGTCTTTCATCGTTTCCGCCCGCCGGTCCTATCCCGACCTGGCCGCTACTTTTTTTGTGAAACGCAACGATAAGGGGCTCGAGAAATTCAAATCGTATTTCTACGACGTCAACGCCAAAGTCCACCATCGGATCTCCGACCGCGACCAGCTCTATTTCAGCGTGTACAGCGGCCGCGATCAGCTGCATATCCGCACCCGCGACATCCCGGATAAAGAAGAGCGGAAAGATGATTACAGTATCAATAACACGAATGTGAGCTGGGGGAACCATATCGCGTCGTTCCGCTGGAACCACGTATTTTCTTCCCGGCTTTTCTCCAATGCGATGCTCATCGGCTCGCGATACCAGTTCAAGGTGAAGAACAGCCTGGAAGAAATGTATAACGGTTCTTACTTTTCCGAGCGGCTGGAATTGCATACCGGGATCGAGGATTACGGGGGAAGGATGGATTTCGATTTCCGGCCGAAGCCATCACACACCATCCGGTTCGGTACTTCGGCGATGTACAGGGTGTTTTCGCCGGGCGTGATGCGGCAGCGGCAGGAAGGGAGCGGCGTTGGCGTCCTGGATTCCACCAACGCCAACGAGCGTGTACGCGGCGCCGAATTTGACCTGTACGCGGAAGACGACTGGGAACTGACCCGCCGCCTGAAAGTGAACGCGGGTTTGCATTGGAGCGGGTTCGCCGTGCAGGGGAGGTTCTACAATTCGCTGCAGCCGCGGCTGAGCGCGCGGTACATGCTGCCGGGGAACTGGGCGCTGAAAGCCTCGTATTCGCGCATGACCCAATTCATCCACCTGCTGGCCAACAATACGATCTCGCTGCCCACCGACCTCTGGGTACCCGCCACCAAATACATCCGCCCCCAACAGGCAGACCAGTACGCTGTCGGCGTTGCGAAAAACCTCTTCGGTGGCAAATACGAATTTTCCGCCGAAGCGTATTACAAAAGCATGCGCAATGTGATCGAATACAAAGACGGCATGGGTTACATCACTTCCATCCGGGACAATCAATGGGAGCAAAGTATCGCCGTCGGGAAAGGGAGCGCATACGGATTGGAGCTGTTGCTGAAAAAGCCGACAGGAAGATTGACCGGATGGATCGGGTATACCCTGGGCTGGAGTTACCGCCAGTTGGACGGGGTGAGCATGGGAAAGCGATTCCCCTACAAGTACGACCGCCGGCACGATCTGCATATACTGGCTGCGTACAAACTGCGGAAAAACATCGAGCTCACCGCCAGTTGGACTTATCAATCCGCCGCCCCGCTCACCGTATCCGTTGGCCAGTATATGAGCATATATGGATCCAATCTCCAGTGGATCAGCCAGGTTTCCGGCCGCAACAACGTTCGCCTGTTGCCCTATCACCGGCTCGACCTGGGCGTGAATTTCACCAAAGTCAAAAAGAACGGAATGATCCGCACCTGGAACATCAGCATCCTGAACGCCTACAACCAATTCAACCCGTTCTTCGCCACCGAAGCGGCCTGGCGAGGCGATGAGCGGCGACCGGGGAAGGTGACGATGCAGCTGTCTAACCTGATGCCTTTCATGCCGAGTGTTTCCTATCAACTTAAATGGTAA
- a CDS encoding DUF4249 domain-containing protein, giving the protein MKRIYLLLTLCAVAFPGCIKYISLDVEHEVKPVLNALMYRDSILTAEVSISMTPNTAMPGLRSDAVVKLYENGTFLETLAKNEHEGKTRYVSSRPLKGGTHYRITAEVPGYPMVEGEDVIPGQVIDFTADLEKRPANGANDYFIQLKLNDPPAQRNYYRVRLYSLTQYSNSTPWRRLSNITYLGPELEDLFFGESNLFQYVFDDAMFGGRIRQLPFKTREWYRVIKFELEVSEITRDTYLFMQSAELQRSKNHHAFAEKVTVHNNIRNGLGLVGGIAIGWKELIP; this is encoded by the coding sequence ATGAAACGAATATATTTACTCTTAACGCTGTGCGCCGTTGCCTTTCCGGGCTGTATTAAATATATATCGCTGGACGTGGAGCATGAAGTGAAACCCGTGCTGAACGCGCTCATGTACCGCGACAGCATTTTAACCGCGGAAGTGAGCATCAGTATGACACCGAATACCGCAATGCCAGGCCTGCGGAGCGACGCGGTAGTGAAGTTGTACGAAAACGGTACTTTCCTGGAAACGCTGGCGAAAAATGAGCACGAAGGCAAAACGCGGTACGTGAGTAGCCGGCCGCTGAAAGGGGGGACGCATTACCGGATCACCGCCGAAGTGCCCGGTTACCCGATGGTGGAAGGGGAAGACGTGATCCCCGGCCAGGTGATCGATTTTACGGCAGACCTGGAAAAGCGCCCCGCCAATGGTGCGAACGATTATTTCATCCAGTTGAAGCTGAACGATCCGCCGGCGCAGCGGAATTATTACCGTGTGCGGTTGTATTCCCTGACCCAATATTCAAATTCAACACCCTGGCGCCGTCTGAGTAACATCACGTACCTGGGGCCCGAGCTGGAAGACCTTTTCTTCGGCGAAAGCAATCTGTTTCAATATGTGTTCGACGATGCGATGTTCGGCGGGCGTATCCGGCAATTGCCGTTCAAAACCCGGGAATGGTACCGCGTTATCAAATTCGAGCTGGAAGTGAGCGAAATTACCCGCGACACGTACCTCTTCATGCAATCCGCCGAGCTGCAACGCAGCAAGAACCACCATGCTTTCGCCGAAAAAGTGACAGTGCATAACAATATCCGGAACGGGCTGGGCCTCGTTGGCGGGATCGCCATCGGGTGGAAGGAATTAATTCCCTGA
- a CDS encoding SusD/RagB family nutrient-binding outer membrane lipoprotein — translation MKKIICILTIAAVSFTSCKKWLDINQNPNVGQEADPTPEQRLPPILAQFVDGYESAGTRAALVTQQLATVYVNGLAAYEMSRWNSTAASSAIAGWPWQSWYVNTAVNIQPMIAAAQKVDAWHYVGVGKIMKAWGFGYMADYYGMLPYDEFDDPKVLTPKFDDGAYVQTKVLALLDEAIADLQKTQGAIAPALSKGDYLHGGSATDWIKMAYALKARFLLHTSKKAGFNPQAVLDLLDKAPKTDDEGAIMQYVDESPATSTVQAALQYVNINNNYRPTKLFIDYLTNKYTGAPTGANNMEDPRAALMIPSATDAGGVLVRSEGVDMASDMPKSGPAASDARFITLRKNPVAPKPGDKIVSTGSWYTQRGGKGLLITNAEMRFIEAEMLFRQGKRPEALAAYKAGIRSHMNTMGIAGTTIDNFLASTSVVQNAQDITMSHIMIQKWIALSYSPEAWMDMRRMNFCADAGGNYNEATGVYKGFKRPSHVMAEGYPNPTDWPRRCAVPSYEINYNMVKVLEANPNAGNPTYMAEPVWWDKP, via the coding sequence ATGAAAAAGATCATTTGCATTCTCACCATAGCCGCCGTTTCCTTCACATCCTGTAAGAAATGGCTGGACATCAATCAAAACCCGAACGTAGGCCAGGAAGCGGACCCCACGCCCGAGCAGCGCCTTCCGCCCATCCTCGCGCAGTTCGTGGACGGATATGAAAGCGCCGGCACCCGCGCGGCACTCGTCACCCAACAGCTCGCCACCGTTTACGTCAACGGTCTGGCCGCTTACGAAATGAGCCGCTGGAATTCCACCGCCGCATCGTCTGCCATTGCCGGATGGCCGTGGCAGAGCTGGTATGTGAACACTGCCGTGAACATCCAGCCCATGATCGCTGCCGCGCAGAAAGTGGACGCCTGGCATTACGTGGGCGTGGGCAAGATCATGAAAGCCTGGGGATTCGGGTACATGGCCGATTATTACGGCATGCTGCCTTACGATGAGTTCGACGATCCGAAAGTGCTCACGCCCAAATTCGACGACGGCGCTTACGTGCAAACGAAAGTGCTGGCCTTGCTGGACGAAGCCATCGCCGACCTCCAGAAAACCCAGGGCGCCATCGCCCCCGCCCTTTCCAAAGGCGATTACCTGCATGGCGGCAGTGCCACCGACTGGATCAAGATGGCCTATGCGCTGAAGGCCCGCTTCCTGCTGCACACTTCCAAGAAAGCGGGATTCAATCCGCAGGCCGTGCTCGATCTGCTCGACAAGGCGCCTAAAACCGACGATGAGGGCGCCATCATGCAATACGTAGACGAATCGCCGGCCACTTCTACCGTTCAGGCCGCGCTGCAATACGTGAACATCAACAACAACTATCGCCCCACGAAACTGTTCATCGACTATCTCACCAACAAATACACCGGCGCCCCTACCGGCGCCAACAACATGGAAGACCCGCGCGCCGCGCTCATGATCCCCAGTGCAACCGACGCCGGCGGCGTGCTGGTACGCTCCGAGGGCGTAGATATGGCGTCCGACATGCCCAAATCCGGCCCGGCAGCCAGCGATGCGCGTTTCATCACGCTGCGGAAAAACCCCGTGGCCCCGAAGCCCGGCGATAAAATCGTGTCCACCGGCTCCTGGTACACCCAACGCGGCGGCAAAGGCCTGCTGATCACCAACGCCGAAATGCGCTTCATCGAAGCGGAAATGCTGTTCCGCCAGGGCAAGCGCCCGGAAGCACTGGCCGCCTACAAAGCCGGCATCCGCTCGCATATGAACACCATGGGCATTGCCGGCACCACGATCGATAATTTCCTCGCCAGCACATCCGTTGTGCAAAACGCGCAGGATATCACGATGAGCCATATCATGATCCAGAAATGGATCGCGCTGAGCTATTCACCGGAAGCCTGGATGGATATGCGCCGCATGAATTTCTGTGCAGACGCGGGCGGCAATTACAACGAAGCCACTGGTGTCTACAAAGGGTTCAAACGGCCGTCGCACGTAATGGCCGAAGGTTATCCCAACCCCACCGACTGGCCGCGCCGTTGCGCCGTTCCATCGTACGAGATCAACTACAACATGGTCAAAGTGCTGGAAGCCAATCCCAATGCGGGAAATCCGACCTATATGGCGGAACCTGTTTGGTGGGACAAGCCCTGA
- a CDS encoding SusC/RagA family TonB-linked outer membrane protein, which produces MRNMLRLLTALSLILLLLPAISPAQQKAITGTVQGDDGTPMPGVSIRIKGTTRYAQTNPSGQFTISAAPGEVLEFSFIGYVTKDVLIGDNATLRVLMETSSSALGEVVVTAMGIKKERKALGYSVQDIKADELMKNKDPNLINSLNGKIAGLNITNSGGAPGSSASIVIRGGTSLERDNQPLFVVDGMPIDNSTGQGDNSAFDGMINRSTTNSNRAMDLNPEDIESISVLKGPAAAALYGIRAANGAIVITTKKGKDGAVSASITSRYTNSWVNKLPKQQSTFKQGSSLNGSFTDQTTVSWGKRFEAGEEVYDNVRNFFQHGQAFDNSFTVTGGNKNGNFFLSGSDLRQTGIVPTTGFNRSTVRFNGEQKVGRFTFGINSSFSHANTTKTLTANGLWEAKTNGALEGALVWPRNRDMRYWLDPNGAKVRLLPAISLDADGDLENPNWILHRNPQGDKTNRWLGTAYANVKITDWLDATYRLGIDNYVTQFSTIVSPGSSVKEAWLKGMISETDRNYQYINSNFMLNFHKNIGRDWDLNFLLGTTAEDFKTKSNSLRAENLLLPNKWTINNADRRDRYALQKLDRSRLVGAYGDLRVSYKNMVFLSATGRNDWTSTLTQDNWSFFYPAVSGSFVFTELMEKNSILSYGKVRASWAQVGKVAPAYQTATYLKTPELTIGGGFRNEWTRGNPNMKPETTTSTEVGTELRFLGNRLGLDVTYYINNSRDQILQPRVSNATGYILSYVNTGEIENRGIEVSINANPIRKKDFNWDVALNFSKNKGTVKSLPAALPILYVTDVQVGNAKAASFDGGNFMGLSGSRWQHDENGNTILDWVTGLPKISGNTTENVGNREPNLLGGINNSFTYKNWNLSFLWDFRLGGDVFNGTEYMLVSNGLSTITENRDQDITLTGVSMNPGTNKYEAKTATVKATEKFYREMYLNHIPFFVEKVNWMRLRSLSLTYNLPQGMFTSMKWVKNASLSLNGNNLLLFTNYTGMDPETSAAGAGVIGSGSVGIDYGGIPSTSGLGVSLNVKF; this is translated from the coding sequence ATGAGAAACATGCTCAGGCTATTAACGGCTTTGTCGTTAATACTCCTATTGCTGCCAGCCATCTCCCCGGCCCAGCAAAAAGCCATCACCGGCACCGTGCAGGGAGACGACGGCACACCTATGCCCGGCGTCTCCATCCGTATCAAAGGCACCACGCGCTATGCGCAAACCAACCCATCCGGCCAGTTCACCATCTCCGCAGCGCCCGGCGAAGTGCTGGAGTTCTCCTTTATCGGCTATGTCACCAAAGACGTGCTGATCGGGGATAACGCCACGCTCCGCGTCTTAATGGAAACCAGTTCCAGCGCGCTCGGCGAAGTGGTGGTAACCGCCATGGGCATCAAAAAGGAACGAAAGGCATTGGGGTATTCCGTGCAAGACATCAAGGCCGATGAACTGATGAAAAACAAGGATCCCAACCTCATCAATTCCCTCAACGGCAAGATCGCCGGCCTCAACATCACCAACTCCGGTGGCGCCCCCGGCTCCTCCGCCTCCATCGTTATCCGCGGCGGCACCTCGCTCGAGCGCGACAACCAGCCCCTGTTCGTGGTAGACGGTATGCCGATCGATAACTCCACCGGCCAGGGAGACAACAGCGCCTTCGACGGGATGATCAACCGCTCCACCACCAACTCCAACCGCGCGATGGACCTCAACCCGGAAGACATCGAAAGCATTTCGGTGCTGAAAGGCCCCGCCGCCGCGGCCCTCTACGGCATCCGCGCGGCCAACGGCGCCATCGTCATCACCACCAAAAAGGGCAAAGACGGCGCCGTGAGCGCATCCATCACATCCCGGTACACCAACAGCTGGGTGAACAAACTACCGAAACAGCAAAGCACCTTCAAGCAGGGCTCTTCGCTGAACGGCTCGTTCACCGACCAAACCACCGTTTCCTGGGGCAAACGCTTCGAAGCAGGCGAGGAAGTGTACGACAACGTCCGCAACTTTTTCCAGCACGGCCAGGCGTTCGATAACAGCTTCACCGTTACGGGCGGCAACAAGAACGGGAACTTCTTCCTTTCCGGCTCCGATCTCCGGCAAACCGGCATCGTGCCTACCACGGGCTTCAACCGCTCCACGGTCCGCTTTAACGGTGAACAGAAGGTAGGGCGGTTCACTTTCGGTATCAATTCTTCCTTCTCCCACGCCAACACCACCAAAACCCTCACGGCCAACGGGCTCTGGGAAGCCAAAACCAACGGTGCGCTGGAAGGCGCGCTGGTATGGCCCCGTAACCGCGACATGCGGTACTGGCTCGATCCCAATGGCGCAAAGGTCCGCCTCCTGCCCGCCATCAGCCTCGATGCCGACGGCGACCTCGAAAACCCGAACTGGATCCTGCACCGCAACCCGCAGGGCGATAAAACCAACCGCTGGCTGGGAACGGCCTACGCCAACGTGAAAATCACCGACTGGCTGGACGCTACCTATCGCCTCGGTATCGATAATTACGTGACCCAGTTCTCCACCATCGTTTCCCCCGGCTCCTCCGTGAAGGAAGCCTGGCTGAAAGGGATGATCTCCGAAACGGACAGGAACTATCAATACATCAATTCCAACTTCATGCTGAACTTCCACAAGAACATCGGCAGGGATTGGGACCTGAACTTCCTGCTGGGCACCACCGCGGAAGATTTCAAAACGAAATCCAATTCCCTCCGCGCGGAAAACCTCCTGCTGCCCAACAAATGGACCATCAACAACGCCGACCGCCGCGACCGCTACGCCCTGCAGAAGCTCGACCGCTCCAGGCTCGTGGGCGCTTACGGCGATCTCCGCGTTTCGTATAAAAATATGGTGTTCCTGAGCGCCACGGGGCGTAACGACTGGACGTCTACCCTCACGCAAGATAACTGGTCGTTCTTCTACCCCGCCGTGAGCGGCAGTTTCGTCTTCACCGAACTGATGGAAAAGAACAGCATCCTCAGCTACGGCAAGGTGCGCGCTTCCTGGGCCCAGGTGGGCAAAGTGGCGCCGGCTTACCAGACCGCCACTTACCTGAAAACGCCGGAATTGACCATCGGCGGCGGTTTCCGCAATGAATGGACGCGCGGTAACCCGAACATGAAACCGGAAACCACTACATCCACAGAAGTAGGTACGGAACTGCGGTTCCTCGGCAACCGCCTCGGGCTGGACGTAACGTATTACATCAACAACAGCCGCGACCAGATCCTCCAGCCCCGCGTGTCCAACGCCACCGGCTACATCCTCAGCTATGTGAATACCGGCGAGATCGAGAACCGGGGGATTGAAGTGTCTATCAACGCCAACCCCATCCGCAAAAAGGATTTCAACTGGGACGTGGCGCTGAACTTCTCCAAAAACAAAGGCACCGTGAAATCGCTCCCCGCTGCCCTGCCCATCCTTTACGTGACAGACGTGCAGGTCGGCAATGCGAAAGCAGCCTCGTTCGACGGCGGCAACTTCATGGGCCTCAGCGGCTCGCGCTGGCAGCACGACGAAAACGGCAACACCATCCTCGACTGGGTGACCGGCCTGCCCAAAATCTCCGGCAACACCACCGAAAACGTGGGCAACCGCGAGCCCAACCTGCTGGGCGGCATCAACAACAGCTTCACCTACAAAAACTGGAACCTTTCCTTCCTGTGGGATTTCCGGCTGGGCGGAGATGTGTTCAACGGAACGGAATACATGCTCGTGAGCAACGGCCTCAGCACCATCACCGAAAACCGTGACCAGGACATCACCCTCACCGGCGTTTCCATGAACCCCGGCACCAACAAGTACGAGGCTAAAACCGCTACCGTAAAAGCTACGGAGAAATTCTACCGCGAAATGTACCTGAACCATATCCCCTTCTTCGTGGAAAAAGTGAACTGGATGCGCCTGCGCTCGCTGTCGCTCACCTACAACCTCCCGCAGGGAATGTTCACCAGCATGAAATGGGTGAAAAACGCATCGCTGAGCCTCAACGGCAACAACCTGCTGCTGTTCACGAACTACACCGGTATGGACCCCGAGACCAGCGCTGCCGGCGCGGGTGTGATCGGTTCCGGGTCTGTAGGCATCGACTACGGCGGGATCCCTTCCACTTCCGGACTGGGTGTTAGTTTAAATGTTAAATTCTAA
- a CDS encoding MarR family winged helix-turn-helix transcriptional regulator — protein MIPSKEFEHIRNTLDAITSLRSAMRQFISKKIKEGNYDITYEMMQLLLVLWRGHEVNQQEIANLLIKNKASITPLIDNLSKRKLVVRTEDPSDRRNKIIALTKAGREYMEAFSPVLDDFFHRIETGVTMAELEMVSEVLMKMRRNLVS, from the coding sequence ATGATACCATCGAAAGAATTTGAGCATATCCGCAATACCCTGGACGCGATCACCAGTTTGCGGTCGGCCATGCGGCAGTTCATCTCCAAAAAGATCAAGGAAGGGAATTATGACATCACGTACGAGATGATGCAGCTGCTGTTGGTGCTGTGGCGCGGCCATGAAGTGAACCAGCAGGAGATCGCCAACCTGCTCATCAAGAACAAGGCGAGCATCACCCCGTTGATCGACAACCTCAGCAAGCGCAAGCTCGTGGTGCGGACGGAAGACCCGTCTGACCGTCGCAACAAGATCATCGCCCTTACCAAGGCCGGGCGTGAGTACATGGAGGCGTTCAGCCCGGTGCTCGACGATTTCTTCCATCGGATAGAGACCGGCGTGACCATGGCCGAACTGGAAATGGTGAGCGAAGTGCTGATGAAAATGCGGAGGAACCTGGTGTCCTGA
- a CDS encoding TolC family protein, which produces MKNILVIWTAILLASGPLQAQDSLRRVVPLPEIFRLTETANPSLKVSAAGVALARQQTEVARLQRLPGLNASLGAGYMGDPLIIDRNFSNTTSVAMPSFTNSFALQATQLIFKGNQVKNNIAAATLREQLAELGLEKNTQDMKLLAAGNYFDLYKLYNQRKVYADNIALAGERLKNIRRMHAEGMVTRNDVIRNELLLSNLQLASNVIGNNINILNKQLTTALGLPDELLILPDTTLLEEHPAVKDIRYYQALVPGHQPDVKMAAKSTEIAQAGLKVTKADRLPSLSAYAGNNLSRPVTSVSPALDAYANGWQAGLTLSFNIASIYTAPKHIRQAELQVDQYRAVEMEKIQQAGVAVNAAYVKHNEAITQWQTLEQNRRLAEENYRIIEKKYLNQLALAVDLLDATNAKLDAELQYTNAEINILFTYYQLLKTTGQL; this is translated from the coding sequence ATGAAGAACATACTTGTCATATGGACGGCGATATTACTGGCATCGGGGCCTTTGCAGGCGCAGGATTCCCTGCGCCGGGTGGTGCCGCTCCCGGAGATATTCCGCCTCACCGAAACGGCGAACCCTTCGCTGAAGGTGTCTGCCGCCGGCGTAGCCCTGGCGCGCCAGCAAACGGAAGTGGCGCGGCTCCAGCGGTTGCCGGGCCTCAACGCCTCGCTGGGAGCGGGGTACATGGGCGATCCGCTCATCATCGACCGGAACTTTTCCAACACCACGAGCGTAGCGATGCCCAGTTTCACGAACTCGTTCGCGCTGCAGGCTACCCAGCTCATCTTCAAAGGGAACCAGGTGAAAAACAACATCGCCGCGGCCACGCTCCGCGAGCAACTGGCGGAACTGGGGCTGGAAAAGAACACGCAGGACATGAAGCTCCTCGCCGCCGGGAACTACTTCGACCTCTACAAACTCTACAACCAGCGGAAGGTGTATGCAGACAACATCGCCCTGGCCGGCGAACGCCTCAAAAACATCCGCCGGATGCACGCGGAAGGGATGGTGACGCGCAACGACGTGATCCGGAACGAACTGTTGCTGTCTAACCTGCAACTGGCATCCAACGTCATCGGCAACAACATCAACATCCTCAATAAACAACTCACCACGGCGCTCGGCCTGCCCGATGAACTGCTCATCCTCCCCGATACCACTTTGCTGGAGGAACACCCGGCAGTGAAAGACATCCGCTATTACCAGGCCCTCGTGCCGGGGCACCAGCCGGATGTGAAAATGGCCGCCAAAAGCACGGAGATCGCGCAGGCGGGACTGAAAGTCACGAAGGCGGACAGGCTCCCTTCGCTGTCGGCCTACGCGGGCAATAACCTGTCGAGGCCCGTGACGTCGGTGAGCCCCGCGCTCGACGCATATGCGAACGGCTGGCAGGCGGGATTAACGCTTTCCTTCAATATCGCGTCTATCTACACGGCCCCGAAACACATCAGACAGGCGGAACTGCAGGTGGACCAGTACCGCGCGGTGGAAATGGAGAAAATCCAGCAAGCGGGCGTGGCGGTGAACGCGGCGTACGTGAAGCACAACGAAGCCATCACGCAATGGCAGACGCTGGAGCAGAACCGGCGCCTGGCGGAAGAAAACTACCGCATCATCGAAAAGAAATACCTCAACCAGCTGGCCCTGGCCGTAGACCTGCTCGATGCCACCAACGCCAAGCTGGACGCGGAACTGCAATACACGAACGCGGAAATCAATATCCTCTTCACCTATTACCAGCTCCTCAAAACCACCGGACAATTATAA
- a CDS encoding HlyD family secretion protein: MATQHNNNRKTGRHKRRMMYVNIAAFVLIAAGLVWVLRQYFHVGDGSYTNAAQVEAFINPINTRVPGYIKEIRFIEHQAVKQGDTLVVIDDRELQTALAQAEAAYANALAAKATTASSVRTVRNNIGVSEANIAGAKARLWNAEQNYKRYESLLKDDAVTRQQFEQMKTEYDAQKATYDALVNQRTTTSLSADETATRLAVNDAEIKRAKAALDMARLNIGYTVITAPHNGFVGRRSINEGQLLQAGQQVATIVTSEQKWVTANYRERQMDKIRIGRKLRIKVDALGDKEYIGEVTAISAATGSRYASVPVDNSTGNFVKVQQRIPVRIEFTQDNAPEALALLRAGMNVVITLD; the protein is encoded by the coding sequence ATGGCAACGCAACATAACAACAACAGGAAAACAGGCCGGCACAAACGGCGGATGATGTACGTCAACATCGCCGCGTTCGTGCTCATTGCCGCGGGGCTCGTTTGGGTGCTCCGCCAGTATTTCCATGTGGGCGACGGCAGCTATACCAATGCCGCGCAGGTGGAGGCTTTCATCAACCCCATCAACACCCGCGTGCCGGGTTACATCAAAGAAATCCGTTTCATCGAGCACCAGGCAGTGAAGCAGGGCGATACACTGGTGGTGATAGACGACCGCGAGCTGCAAACGGCCCTCGCGCAGGCGGAAGCGGCGTATGCCAACGCCCTGGCGGCGAAGGCTACTACGGCATCTTCCGTGCGGACGGTCAGGAACAACATCGGTGTGTCGGAAGCGAACATCGCCGGCGCGAAAGCCCGGCTCTGGAACGCGGAACAGAATTATAAAAGATACGAAAGCCTGCTGAAGGACGATGCCGTTACCCGTCAGCAGTTCGAACAGATGAAAACGGAATACGACGCGCAGAAAGCCACTTACGACGCCCTCGTGAACCAGCGTACCACCACCAGCCTGAGCGCCGATGAAACGGCCACCCGGCTGGCGGTGAACGACGCGGAGATCAAACGCGCCAAAGCGGCGCTGGACATGGCCCGCCTCAATATCGGCTACACCGTCATCACCGCCCCGCACAACGGGTTCGTGGGCCGGCGGAGCATCAACGAAGGGCAGTTGCTCCAGGCGGGGCAACAGGTGGCCACGATCGTGACGAGCGAACAGAAATGGGTGACCGCCAATTACCGCGAGCGGCAGATGGACAAGATCCGGATCGGCCGGAAGCTCCGCATTAAGGTGGATGCGCTCGGCGATAAGGAATACATCGGTGAAGTGACGGCCATTTCAGCCGCCACGGGGAGTCGCTACGCCTCCGTGCCTGTAGATAACTCGACCGGCAACTTCGTGAAAGTGCAGCAACGGATACCGGTGCGCATCGAATTCACGCAAGACAATGCCCCGGAAGCCCTCGCGCTGCTGCGCGCCGGGATGAACGTGGTGATCACACTCGATTAA